In Vallicoccus soli, the following are encoded in one genomic region:
- the hisI gene encoding phosphoribosyl-AMP cyclohydrolase, which produces MPDALPGQPAPGQPAPGQPALDPAVAARLKRTADGLVAAVAQQHDTGEVLMVGWMDDEALRRTLTSGRATYWSRSRREYWRKGDTSGHVQRVVEVRLDCDGDALLVRVDQTGAACHTGDRTCFDADVLPLALPAEVAP; this is translated from the coding sequence ATGCCCGACGCGCTCCCCGGCCAGCCCGCCCCCGGCCAGCCCGCTCCCGGCCAGCCCGCCCTCGACCCCGCGGTCGCCGCGCGGCTCAAGCGCACCGCCGACGGCCTCGTCGCCGCGGTGGCGCAGCAGCACGACACCGGCGAGGTGCTCATGGTCGGCTGGATGGACGACGAGGCCCTGCGCCGCACGCTGACCTCGGGGCGGGCGACGTACTGGAGCCGCAGCCGTCGGGAGTACTGGCGCAAGGGCGACACGTCCGGGCACGTCCAGCGCGTGGTCGAGGTGCGGCTCGACTGCGACGGCGACGCGCTGCTCGTGCGCGTCGACCAGACCGGGGCCGCCTGCCACACCGGGGACCGCACCTGCTTCGACGCCGACGTGCTCCCGCTCGCGCTGCCCGCGGAGGTGGCCCCGTGA
- a CDS encoding anthranilate synthase component I, producing the protein MTGPTTPDLAAFRVLAKDRRVVPVVRRLLADGETPVGVYRKLARERPGTFLLESAEHGGVWSRYSFVGARSAAVLTERDGEAVWQGTPPDGLPSGGDPLRALRATVEALRTPRLPDLPPLTGGLVGFIGYDAVRRLERLPELAADELHLPELGMMLATDLAVLDHADGTVLLIANAVNWDDSDERVDEAYADAVARLDRMTAELATPAPPTVAAFDESAAPRVERRTERDRFLASVERAKEEIRAGEAFQVVVSQRFEVATSASALDVYRVLRVTNPSPYMYLLRFAGPDGGPEGGFDVVGSSPEALVKVSGGRAMTRPIAGTRWRGATPDEDTRLEEELLADEKERAEHLMLVDLGRNDLGRVCSPGTVEVVDFMTVRRYSHVMHIESTVVGQVAPGHLAFDVLTACFPAGTLSGAPKPRAMEIIEELEPARRGVYGGVVGYLDFAGDLDAAIAIRTGVLRDGRAYVQAGGGIVADSDPAAEDQESRNKAAAVLRAVAVAETLTPPAPAAP; encoded by the coding sequence GTGACCGGCCCGACGACGCCGGACCTCGCGGCGTTCCGCGTCCTGGCCAAGGACCGCCGGGTCGTCCCCGTCGTGCGGCGCCTGCTCGCCGACGGCGAGACCCCCGTGGGCGTCTACCGCAAGCTCGCCCGGGAGCGGCCCGGCACGTTCCTGCTCGAGTCGGCCGAGCACGGCGGCGTCTGGTCGCGCTACTCCTTCGTCGGCGCCCGCTCCGCAGCGGTCCTCACCGAGCGCGACGGCGAGGCCGTCTGGCAGGGCACCCCGCCCGACGGCCTGCCGTCCGGGGGCGACCCCCTCCGGGCCCTGCGCGCGACGGTGGAGGCGCTGCGGACCCCGCGCCTGCCGGACCTGCCGCCGCTGACCGGCGGGCTCGTCGGGTTCATCGGGTACGACGCCGTGCGCCGCCTCGAGCGCCTGCCCGAGCTCGCGGCCGACGAGCTGCACCTGCCCGAGCTCGGGATGATGCTCGCGACCGACCTCGCCGTCCTCGACCACGCCGACGGCACGGTGCTGCTCATCGCCAACGCGGTGAACTGGGACGACAGCGACGAGCGGGTCGACGAGGCGTACGCGGACGCCGTCGCCCGCCTCGACCGGATGACCGCCGAGCTCGCGACGCCCGCGCCGCCGACGGTCGCGGCGTTCGACGAGTCCGCGGCCCCGCGCGTCGAGCGGCGCACCGAGCGGGACCGCTTCCTGGCCAGCGTCGAGCGTGCCAAGGAGGAGATCCGCGCCGGCGAGGCGTTCCAGGTGGTCGTGAGCCAGCGCTTCGAGGTGGCCACGAGCGCCAGCGCGCTGGACGTCTACCGGGTGCTGCGGGTGACCAACCCGAGCCCCTACATGTACCTGCTGCGCTTCGCCGGCCCCGACGGCGGCCCGGAGGGCGGCTTCGACGTCGTGGGCTCGAGCCCCGAGGCCCTCGTCAAGGTGAGCGGGGGCCGCGCCATGACCCGGCCGATCGCGGGCACCCGCTGGCGCGGGGCCACGCCCGACGAGGACACCCGCCTCGAGGAGGAGCTGCTCGCCGACGAGAAGGAGCGTGCCGAGCACCTCATGCTCGTCGACCTCGGCCGCAACGACCTCGGCCGGGTCTGCTCGCCCGGCACCGTCGAGGTCGTCGACTTCATGACGGTCCGCCGCTACAGCCACGTCATGCACATCGAGTCGACCGTCGTGGGGCAGGTGGCGCCCGGGCACCTCGCGTTCGACGTACTCACCGCCTGCTTCCCCGCCGGCACGCTGAGCGGCGCCCCGAAGCCGCGGGCCATGGAGATCATCGAGGAGCTCGAGCCGGCGCGGCGCGGCGTCTACGGGGGCGTCGTCGGCTACCTCGACTTCGCCGGCGACCTCGACGCGGCGATCGCGATCCGCACCGGGGTGCTGCGCGACGGGCGGGCGTACGTGCAGGCCGGCGGCGGCATCGTCGCCGACTCCGACCCGGCGGCCGAGGACCAGGAGTCGCGCAACAAGGCGGCGGCGGTGCTGCGCGCCGTGGCCGTCGCGGAGACGCTGACGCCCCCCGCGCCC